One Micromonospora craniellae genomic region harbors:
- a CDS encoding YccF domain-containing protein, translating to MIRFVLNVLWLIFGGGIVLAIGYGIAALICFVLVVTIPFGVASLRLASYSLWPFGRTLVPKPGVGVASGIANVIWVVLAGWWLALSHIVAGVSLCLTIIGIPFGVANFKLVPAAIWPLGQEVAPAP from the coding sequence ATGATACGATTCGTGCTGAACGTGTTGTGGCTCATCTTCGGCGGCGGGATCGTGCTGGCGATCGGGTACGGCATCGCGGCACTGATTTGCTTCGTGCTCGTCGTCACCATCCCGTTCGGCGTCGCGTCGCTGCGGCTTGCGTCGTACTCGCTGTGGCCATTCGGCCGCACCCTGGTGCCGAAGCCGGGTGTCGGCGTGGCCTCCGGCATCGCCAACGTCATCTGGGTCGTCCTGGCCGGCTGGTGGCTCGCGCTGTCGCACATCGTCGCCGGGGTGAGCCTCTGCCTGACCATCATCGGGATTCCCTTCGGGGTGGCCAACTTCAAGCTGGTGCCGGCGGCGATCTGGCCGCTCGGGCAGGAGGTCGCCCCCGCCCCGTAG
- a CDS encoding vitamin K epoxide reductase family protein, translating into MSADTDRLPAGTDAPQATFLARVTAWVLAVGGAVGLLAAATLTVEKINLLNDPDYVPTCSINPILSCGSVMTTPQAAAFGFPNPLLGIAGFAVVATIGVVLLAGARLPGWFWGGLQAGVTFGVIFVHWLIYQSLYVIGALCPYCMVVWVVTIAIFVYTTLRNLRRVPPSSSAARLAGLAGYHSFILVAWYTVILLAVLVRFWDYWSTLL; encoded by the coding sequence ATGAGCGCCGACACGGACCGCTTGCCGGCGGGCACCGACGCACCGCAGGCGACGTTCCTCGCCCGGGTCACCGCGTGGGTGCTCGCCGTCGGCGGGGCCGTCGGCCTGCTCGCCGCAGCCACCCTCACCGTCGAGAAGATCAACCTGCTGAACGACCCGGACTACGTGCCGACGTGCAGCATCAACCCGATCCTGTCCTGCGGCTCGGTGATGACCACCCCGCAGGCCGCCGCCTTCGGCTTCCCGAACCCGTTGCTCGGCATCGCCGGCTTCGCGGTGGTCGCCACCATCGGCGTCGTGCTGCTCGCCGGGGCACGGCTGCCCGGCTGGTTCTGGGGCGGCCTCCAGGCCGGCGTCACGTTCGGCGTGATCTTCGTGCACTGGCTGATCTACCAGAGCCTGTACGTCATCGGCGCGCTCTGCCCGTACTGCATGGTGGTCTGGGTGGTGACCATCGCGATCTTCGTCTATACCACGCTGCGCAACCTCCGGCGGGTGCCGCCGTCGTCGTCGGCGGCCCGGCTGGCCGGGCTCGCCGGCTACCACAGCTTCATCCTGGTCGCCTGGTACACGGTGATCCTGCTGGCGGTGCTGGTGCGCTTCTGGGACTACTGGTCCACCCTGCTCTAG
- a CDS encoding DsbA family protein — protein sequence MTRNLRLTLAMILVVILVMIGLTAINRNTGSRSSGQPVDPAVLVRDDSHRLTTAADGKVTLVEFLDFECEACGAVYPAVSELLDTYQDRITFVVRYFPIPSHPNAELAARAAEAAANQGRFAEMYTVLFENQEAWGRQRAPQTETFVGYARTLGLDVETFQRDLDDPATAARVARDRADGETAGVQGTPTFFLNGRQLTEVRTQADMSAAIDAALAG from the coding sequence ATGACGAGGAATCTGCGACTGACGTTGGCGATGATCCTGGTGGTGATCCTCGTCATGATCGGACTGACCGCGATCAACCGGAACACCGGTTCGCGCTCCAGCGGCCAACCCGTGGATCCGGCCGTGCTGGTGCGCGACGACAGTCACCGGCTCACCACCGCCGCCGACGGCAAGGTCACCCTGGTGGAGTTCCTCGACTTCGAGTGCGAGGCATGCGGCGCGGTCTACCCGGCGGTCAGCGAGCTGCTGGACACCTACCAGGACCGGATCACCTTCGTGGTGCGGTACTTCCCGATCCCCAGCCACCCCAACGCCGAACTGGCCGCCCGTGCCGCCGAGGCCGCCGCCAACCAGGGCCGGTTCGCCGAGATGTACACCGTGCTGTTCGAGAACCAGGAGGCGTGGGGGCGCCAGCGCGCCCCACAGACCGAGACGTTCGTCGGGTACGCGCGCACCCTCGGCCTGGACGTCGAGACCTTCCAGCGGGACCTCGACGACCCGGCCACCGCCGCCCGGGTGGCCCGGGACCGGGCCGACGGCGAGACCGCCGGGGTGCAGGGCACCCCGACGTTCTTCCTCAACGGCCGGCAGTTGACCGAGGTCCGTACCCAGGCGGACATGAGCGCCGCCATCGACGCCGCGCTCGCCGGATGA
- a CDS encoding FAD-dependent oxidoreductase, with product MSFSPAQVFAALNAVRPPDQPSPVLGTAVVIGGSVAGLLAARVLSDHAASVVVIDRDDLHVPGGRPGVPQGTQLHALLPGGFLQLERLFPGFREQALAQGAVEAPPGARRNYLDGRLKVTVPDDADSLAGSRPLLEGLIRQQVLRLPNVKTVTARAAGLVLDGSSVAGVRCDVGAVPGVENADLVVDAMGRSSRLSDWLADAGWERPVLRRMPVHLNYATALFRRREAHPEHTVVMALHSARASSDVAGAAYFAIEDGRWMAMMAGYGDNRPGRTAEDFVRRLREQFPPEFTEVADSEMLGEVQTYRHADSRRRDYHALRRLPAGLVSVGDAVASFNPVYGQGITAAALHAACLSAYLRSGPDLRFPARRFFELQRVVVDAAWSMSTSADLALPHVDGPYPRGYRISSWVSGQIVRATMTDVTTARRFNDVVSMREHPRALARPAVVLGALFANWRAR from the coding sequence ATGTCCTTCTCTCCGGCTCAGGTCTTCGCCGCGCTGAACGCGGTGCGACCGCCCGACCAGCCGTCCCCGGTCCTCGGCACAGCCGTGGTGATCGGCGGCAGCGTCGCCGGCCTGCTGGCAGCCCGGGTGCTGTCCGACCATGCGGCGAGCGTCGTCGTGATCGACCGCGACGACCTGCACGTGCCCGGTGGCCGGCCGGGCGTGCCACAGGGGACACAGTTGCACGCGCTGCTGCCCGGTGGCTTCCTGCAACTGGAGCGCCTCTTCCCCGGGTTCCGTGAGCAGGCCCTGGCCCAGGGCGCGGTCGAGGCGCCGCCCGGCGCCCGGCGCAACTACCTCGACGGTCGCCTGAAGGTGACGGTGCCCGACGACGCGGACAGCCTGGCCGGCAGCCGGCCGTTGCTGGAAGGGCTGATCCGCCAGCAGGTCCTGCGGCTGCCCAACGTCAAGACGGTGACCGCCCGCGCCGCCGGCCTCGTGCTCGACGGCTCGTCGGTGGCCGGGGTCCGGTGCGATGTCGGCGCGGTGCCCGGTGTCGAGAACGCCGACCTGGTGGTCGACGCCATGGGTCGCTCCAGCCGGCTCTCCGACTGGCTGGCGGACGCCGGCTGGGAGCGGCCCGTCCTGCGGCGCATGCCGGTGCACCTCAACTACGCGACGGCGCTGTTCCGCCGCCGCGAGGCGCACCCGGAGCACACCGTGGTGATGGCCCTGCACAGCGCCAGGGCGTCCTCGGACGTCGCCGGGGCGGCGTACTTCGCCATCGAGGACGGCCGGTGGATGGCGATGATGGCCGGTTACGGCGACAACCGGCCCGGCCGCACCGCCGAGGACTTCGTCCGCCGGTTGCGGGAGCAGTTCCCGCCCGAGTTCACCGAGGTCGCCGACAGCGAGATGCTCGGCGAGGTGCAGACCTACCGCCACGCCGACAGCCGGCGGCGGGACTACCACGCGCTGCGGCGGCTGCCGGCCGGGCTGGTCAGCGTCGGTGACGCGGTCGCCTCCTTCAACCCGGTCTACGGTCAGGGGATCACGGCTGCGGCGCTGCACGCGGCCTGCCTGTCGGCGTACCTGCGCTCCGGGCCGGATCTCCGCTTCCCGGCCCGCCGCTTCTTCGAGCTGCAACGGGTCGTGGTCGACGCCGCCTGGTCGATGTCGACCTCCGCCGACCTGGCGCTGCCGCACGTCGACGGTCCCTACCCGCGTGGTTACCGGATCTCCAGCTGGGTGAGTGGCCAGATCGTCCGGGCGACCATGACCGACGTGACGACGGCCCGCCGCTTCAACGACGTCGTCTCGATGCGTGAGCATCCCCGCGCGCTGGCCCGGCCCGCAGTGGTGCTGGGCGCGCTGTTCGCGAACTGGCGCGCGCGCTGA
- a CDS encoding bile acid:sodium symporter family protein: MDSALTLVGLPIALGIIMLGLGLGLTVADFRRVAQHPKAAVIALACQVLLLPALCFGLVLAFDLPPELAVGMMLLAASPGGTTANLYSHLFGGHVALNITLTAINSVLAVLTLPIVVNLSAGYFLSDATSIGLQFDKVVQVFAIVLVPVAIGMLVRARVPGVADRLDRPVRIMSVVVLVAVILGAVLGERENIADYFVAVGLAVLAFNLLSLAVGYGVPRLAGIDRTAAKAAGFEIGIHNSTLAITIALSPALLNNTQMAIPAAVYGIVMFFTAAAFGYLVNRLDAGPRSTRDSAATT, translated from the coding sequence ATGGACTCTGCCCTGACCCTTGTCGGACTGCCCATCGCCCTCGGCATCATCATGCTCGGTCTGGGTCTCGGCCTGACCGTCGCCGACTTCCGGCGGGTGGCGCAGCACCCCAAGGCCGCGGTCATCGCGCTGGCGTGCCAGGTGCTGTTGCTGCCGGCGCTCTGCTTCGGCCTGGTGCTCGCCTTCGACCTGCCGCCGGAACTGGCCGTCGGGATGATGCTGCTCGCAGCGTCGCCCGGCGGCACCACGGCCAACCTCTACAGCCACCTGTTCGGCGGGCACGTGGCGCTGAACATCACCCTGACCGCGATCAACTCGGTGCTCGCCGTACTCACCCTGCCGATCGTGGTCAACCTGTCGGCGGGCTACTTCCTGAGCGACGCGACGAGCATCGGCCTGCAGTTCGACAAGGTGGTGCAGGTCTTCGCCATCGTGCTCGTCCCGGTCGCGATCGGCATGCTGGTCCGGGCCCGGGTGCCCGGTGTCGCCGACCGGCTCGACCGGCCGGTCCGGATCATGTCCGTGGTGGTGCTGGTCGCGGTGATTCTCGGCGCGGTGCTCGGCGAGCGGGAGAACATCGCCGACTACTTCGTCGCGGTCGGTCTGGCCGTGCTGGCGTTCAACCTGCTCAGCCTCGCGGTCGGGTACGGGGTGCCGCGGCTGGCCGGGATCGACCGGACCGCCGCGAAGGCGGCCGGTTTCGAGATCGGCATCCACAACAGCACCCTGGCCATCACCATCGCGCTCAGCCCGGCGCTGCTGAACAACACGCAGATGGCGATCCCGGCCGCCGTCTACGGCATTGTCATGTTCTTTACCGCAGCGGCCTTCGGTTACCTGGTCAACCGCCTCGACGCGGGTCCACGTAGCACCCGCGACAGCGCCGCGACGACCTGA
- a CDS encoding cellulose-binding domain-containing protein — translation MSKKYALATIAAATLALLGVAGVASSAGAATTTPVPLTTSPPTPPPCPPALPIGGMVDSTTATSVTIRYSLLFSPPCGYDLPITVNLFVSRDDAAQWRDPVASADSGMERHGTVVVEGLTPDTEYWFRFSDPQGRRDPYIIGGPARTQAVAAPVCAATATIGSGWGSGFVATVTVRNTGTEALDGWRVSWTWPGDQRIQSLWNGTLTEAGGEVTVRDAGWNGRLAPGGSTTFGLLATTTSVPEGFALDCGR, via the coding sequence ATGTCGAAGAAGTACGCCCTGGCGACGATCGCCGCCGCGACGCTGGCCCTGCTCGGTGTGGCCGGCGTGGCGAGCAGTGCGGGCGCCGCCACGACCACGCCCGTCCCGCTCACCACGTCACCGCCGACGCCGCCGCCGTGCCCGCCCGCGCTGCCGATCGGCGGCATGGTGGACAGCACCACCGCCACGAGTGTCACGATCCGCTACTCGCTGTTGTTCAGCCCGCCCTGCGGGTACGACCTGCCCATCACGGTCAACCTTTTCGTGAGCCGGGACGATGCCGCGCAGTGGCGTGACCCGGTGGCCTCGGCGGACTCCGGCATGGAGCGCCACGGGACCGTCGTGGTCGAGGGGCTCACCCCGGACACCGAGTACTGGTTCCGGTTCAGCGACCCGCAGGGCCGGCGGGACCCGTACATCATCGGCGGGCCGGCGCGTACGCAGGCGGTGGCGGCGCCGGTGTGTGCCGCGACGGCGACGATCGGCAGCGGCTGGGGGAGTGGCTTCGTCGCCACGGTGACCGTGCGCAACACCGGGACCGAGGCGCTCGACGGCTGGCGGGTCTCCTGGACCTGGCCCGGTGACCAGCGGATCCAGTCGCTCTGGAACGGGACGCTGACCGAGGCGGGCGGCGAGGTGACCGTCCGCGACGCCGGCTGGAACGGTCGGCTCGCCCCGGGCGGGTCCACGACGTTCGGCCTGCTCGCGACCACCACTTCGGTGCCGGAGGGCTTCGCGCTCGACTGTGGTCGTTGA
- a CDS encoding SRPBCC family protein: MPVVEAVAVVPVPPNLAFAISQTTMPVRRRWDPFVRSQHFVDGATRPGKGVRTFTRSRHGFSMVSEYVSYAPPTNVGMKMVRGPWFFEMFAGGWRFAPADEPGHSVATWRYHFRCRPALLRPVADRIGAWLLGRDIRRRIAGYAAGCADPVVVAAAERDLRDRADS, translated from the coding sequence ATGCCCGTGGTTGAGGCGGTGGCCGTCGTCCCCGTACCCCCGAATCTCGCGTTCGCGATCTCGCAGACCACCATGCCGGTCCGGCGACGATGGGACCCGTTCGTCCGCAGCCAGCACTTCGTGGACGGCGCCACCCGGCCGGGCAAGGGCGTCCGCACGTTCACCCGGTCCCGGCACGGCTTCTCGATGGTCAGCGAGTACGTCTCCTACGCCCCACCGACCAACGTCGGCATGAAGATGGTGCGCGGCCCGTGGTTCTTCGAGATGTTCGCCGGTGGTTGGCGGTTCGCGCCGGCGGACGAGCCCGGCCACAGCGTCGCCACCTGGCGATACCACTTCCGCTGCCGCCCGGCGCTACTGCGACCGGTCGCCGACCGGATCGGCGCCTGGCTGCTCGGCCGGGACATTCGCCGCCGGATCGCCGGCTACGCGGCCGGGTGCGCCGACCCGGTCGTGGTCGCCGCCGCCGAGCGGGACCTGCGCGACCGCGCCGACTCCTGA
- a CDS encoding LacI family DNA-binding transcriptional regulator codes for MTTEPEVPANRTPTLTDVAKLAGVSVATASKAINGRGEVRATTRVRVLEAAELLSFAPNALARGLLSGRTGTVGLLTSDLEGRFSIPILMGAEDAFGAGQVSVFLCDARGDAIREKHHVRALLSRRVDGLIVVGSRTDPRPPLAGNIPVPVVYAYAPSSDPADISITVDNVEGGRLAVEHLLACGRRNIAHITGEPGFQAARDRAEGAAAALAAAGLSMVGDRPYYGSWDESWGRAAAHMIVEQRPEVDAIFCGSDQIARGVLDALRDLGRDVPGAISVLGFDNWEAISADSRPRLTSVDMNLQHLGAVAGQRLFAAIDGAVTQSEEFASRLVMRESTLPVR; via the coding sequence ATGACGACCGAGCCCGAGGTCCCCGCCAACCGCACGCCCACCCTCACCGACGTCGCCAAGCTGGCCGGCGTCTCGGTCGCCACCGCCTCCAAGGCGATCAACGGACGCGGCGAGGTGCGGGCGACCACCCGCGTACGGGTGCTGGAGGCCGCGGAACTGCTCTCCTTCGCACCGAACGCCCTGGCCCGAGGGCTGCTCAGCGGCCGGACCGGGACGGTCGGCCTGCTCACCAGCGACCTGGAGGGGCGGTTCTCGATCCCCATCCTGATGGGCGCCGAGGACGCCTTCGGAGCGGGTCAGGTGTCGGTCTTCCTGTGCGACGCGCGGGGCGACGCGATCCGGGAGAAGCATCACGTCCGCGCGTTGCTGTCGCGCCGGGTGGACGGCCTGATCGTGGTCGGCTCGCGTACCGACCCCCGTCCGCCGCTGGCCGGCAACATCCCGGTGCCGGTGGTCTACGCGTACGCCCCCTCCTCGGACCCGGCCGACATCTCCATCACGGTCGACAACGTCGAAGGCGGTCGCCTCGCCGTCGAACATCTGCTGGCCTGCGGCCGGCGCAACATCGCCCACATCACCGGCGAACCGGGATTCCAGGCGGCACGCGACCGCGCCGAGGGCGCGGCGGCAGCCCTCGCGGCGGCGGGCCTGAGCATGGTCGGTGACCGGCCCTACTACGGGTCGTGGGACGAGTCCTGGGGGCGTGCCGCCGCGCACATGATCGTCGAGCAGCGGCCCGAGGTGGACGCGATCTTCTGCGGCAGCGACCAGATCGCCCGGGGCGTACTGGACGCGCTGCGTGATCTCGGTCGGGACGTGCCCGGTGCGATCTCGGTGCTCGGCTTCGACAACTGGGAGGCCATCTCGGCGGACTCCCGCCCGCGTCTGACCAGCGTCGACATGAACCTCCAACACCTCGGCGCGGTGGCCGGGCAACGCCTGTTCGCGGCCATCGACGGTGCGGTGACCCAGTCGGAGGAGTTCGCCAGCCGCCTGGTGATGCGCGAGTCGACCCTGCCCGTGCGCTGA
- a CDS encoding cytochrome P450, whose product MAVGFGLSELWDPVVRRNPHDFYDRVRGSGGPVLQVDPAGNRLWVVAGHADVLHGLRHPMIGHEVHRHHPDAPRPAPYELSEVARIEARQLISLDPPDHTRLRGLVSGGFTARAVARLAPWIGDLADRLVDRARRLGHVDAVADLADPVPVNVIAELVGIPEPDRPQFRAWSAAIVSAGFDGPAATLEFAAYLDDLAARRRADPADNLISELVAVEDRADRLDRDELVALVQLLLIAGQETTVDLIVNGIRLLLTHPEQWWALRDDPTLAEAAVEETLRFRGPVEIVPPRFAFADVEIAGGRIPALDRVGLSVWGANRDPAVFDRPHEFDIARTDVRRHIAFGYGIHFCLGAHLARLESRILFDRVARHLPGLRLAVDATDLDAFRLHHDGLPLRV is encoded by the coding sequence GTGGCAGTCGGGTTCGGCCTCTCGGAGTTGTGGGATCCGGTCGTCCGCCGCAATCCGCACGACTTCTACGACCGGGTGCGGGGCAGCGGCGGTCCGGTGCTCCAGGTCGACCCGGCGGGCAACCGGCTGTGGGTGGTCGCCGGTCACGCCGACGTGCTGCACGGACTGCGGCACCCGATGATCGGACACGAGGTGCACCGGCACCACCCGGACGCCCCACGACCCGCCCCGTACGAGCTGTCCGAGGTGGCGAGGATCGAGGCTCGGCAGCTCATCAGCCTCGACCCGCCCGATCACACCCGCCTGCGTGGACTGGTCAGCGGCGGGTTCACGGCGCGGGCGGTGGCACGGTTGGCGCCGTGGATCGGTGACCTCGCCGACCGCCTCGTCGACCGCGCACGTCGGCTGGGCCACGTGGACGCCGTCGCCGATCTCGCCGATCCGGTGCCGGTCAACGTCATCGCCGAGCTGGTGGGCATTCCGGAACCGGACCGGCCGCAGTTCCGGGCCTGGTCGGCGGCGATCGTGTCGGCCGGCTTCGACGGCCCGGCAGCGACGCTGGAGTTCGCGGCATACCTCGACGACCTGGCGGCGCGACGCCGCGCCGATCCCGCTGACAACCTGATCTCCGAGCTGGTGGCGGTGGAGGACCGGGCGGACCGGCTCGACCGCGACGAGTTGGTGGCGCTGGTGCAGTTGCTGCTCATCGCCGGGCAGGAGACCACCGTCGACCTGATCGTCAACGGCATCCGCCTGCTGCTCACCCACCCGGAGCAGTGGTGGGCGCTACGCGACGATCCCACGCTGGCCGAGGCGGCGGTGGAGGAGACGCTGCGGTTCCGGGGGCCGGTGGAGATCGTGCCACCACGGTTCGCCTTCGCTGACGTCGAGATCGCGGGTGGGCGGATCCCCGCCCTCGACCGGGTGGGGCTGTCGGTCTGGGGTGCCAACCGGGACCCGGCGGTCTTCGACCGGCCGCACGAGTTCGACATCGCCCGCACCGACGTCCGCCGGCACATCGCCTTCGGGTACGGCATCCACTTCTGCCTCGGGGCGCACCTGGCACGGCTGGAGAGCCGAATCCTGTTCGACCGCGTGGCGCGGCACCTGCCCGGCCTGCGGCTGGCAGTCGACGCCACCGATCTGGACGCGTTCCGCCTGCATCACGATGGCCTGCCGCTGCGGGTGTGA
- a CDS encoding OmpL47-type beta-barrel domain-containing protein has protein sequence MDTVNTTVGRGAAPPSTRPSRRWRRAIALAASVGLVAGGLTGVAGPAYAAEPESYTFTNTVNPILGDGSYYSADPAPMVVRAGAPGNDTDADQLYIYTGHDQAGPSTNDFIMNEWGAFRTSDVEAGEWTHYPSLMRPEAVFAWATPGRAYAGQVIQGVDGRYYWYVPIHERNSTASDRFAIGVAVSESPTGPWTDHAGGPIISQRVPTPNTIHNIDPTILVDGEAPNQRVYIWWGSFSQLRMLELQQDMKTPIGATRTVTGLTGFFEGAWAFKRNGTYYMAYAGNNAGPTSQCTPANYHACLAYGTAASPEGPWTYRGTFLRPVSSTTSHPGVLEFDGMWYLAYHTADAVGGGHFRRSVAIDPIEWDDTQTPPRIKLVTPTPAKERDLTPRSNIAQEAQVTVSNEPVPVQYWVKALNDEIVRSNPLPPDMWGTWTGNNPPQQWVQYTWDQPMRISGSQIDFWNDQPQGTGVGVAAPARWRMQYWNLDTGQWADVPNPSGFPTATQGFQDTTFDPVTTTQVRAVFDASTNGSTYSGVAVEEWKVLAAQPESVTAPAMTVEVGETDLPDTLPVSFGAQTLRVPVYWDEVRPSDVAEPRTFTIRGTVLGYAADRVSAQVTVISPDDTEGDVTPPTVTLTPSGSAGSDGWFRSAVRVRAAGVDDRGGRMAISARVGEGEPVEATDVRSVDVTVTGDGRHAVTATATDRAGNVSAPATLEVRVDATAPVSTATVNSTMRAVTLAATDATSGVARIEYAIGTGAWTTYDGAIPAPDANRHTLSYRALDVAGNLETARTVTIPADLSGPLTGNIAPIGTPTASFTAGWNSVTALNDGADPANPSQAQIWGTWSGTRPATQWIQYDWSRPVRLTGAELKFWRDSNQGTGDGVAQPDGWVVQYWDATASAWRDVTGASPYGTSTTAFNTVSFDPVTTSRVRATIRANGNGTTYSAVAVTEWRVFADDPGVRPEVPVTVSVQARCVAGRAYVAVQARNDHDGPVDVVLESAYGQRSVSAVAPGASAFQQFTTRAASAPSGTATVRATGSVDGESVTTVVTRDHSGANCAADPRQAQ, from the coding sequence ATCGACACCGTGAACACCACCGTGGGGCGCGGCGCCGCCCCACCGTCCACCCGGCCGTCCCGCCGATGGCGCAGGGCGATCGCCCTGGCCGCGTCCGTCGGGCTCGTCGCCGGTGGCCTGACCGGCGTCGCCGGTCCGGCGTACGCCGCCGAGCCCGAGTCGTACACCTTCACCAACACGGTCAACCCGATCCTCGGCGACGGCAGCTACTACTCCGCCGACCCGGCCCCGATGGTCGTGCGGGCCGGTGCCCCCGGCAACGACACCGACGCCGACCAGCTCTACATCTACACCGGCCACGACCAGGCCGGACCGTCCACCAACGACTTCATCATGAACGAGTGGGGCGCCTTCCGGACCAGCGACGTCGAGGCGGGGGAGTGGACCCACTACCCGTCGCTGATGCGCCCGGAGGCCGTCTTCGCCTGGGCCACCCCCGGCCGCGCGTACGCCGGCCAGGTGATCCAGGGCGTCGACGGGCGCTACTACTGGTACGTCCCGATCCACGAGCGCAACAGCACCGCGTCGGACCGGTTCGCGATCGGGGTGGCCGTGTCGGAGAGCCCGACCGGGCCGTGGACCGACCACGCGGGTGGACCGATCATCTCCCAGCGGGTGCCCACGCCGAACACCATCCACAACATCGACCCGACGATCCTGGTCGACGGCGAGGCCCCGAACCAGCGGGTGTACATCTGGTGGGGCTCCTTCAGCCAACTGCGGATGCTCGAACTCCAGCAGGACATGAAAACCCCGATCGGCGCCACCCGCACCGTCACCGGCCTGACCGGCTTCTTCGAGGGTGCCTGGGCCTTCAAGCGCAACGGCACCTACTACATGGCGTACGCCGGCAACAACGCCGGTCCGACCTCGCAGTGCACCCCGGCGAACTACCACGCCTGCCTCGCCTACGGCACCGCGGCGTCGCCGGAGGGGCCGTGGACCTACCGGGGGACGTTCCTGCGGCCGGTCTCCTCGACCACGAGCCACCCGGGCGTCCTGGAGTTCGACGGCATGTGGTACCTGGCCTACCACACCGCCGACGCCGTGGGCGGCGGCCACTTCCGGCGTTCGGTGGCGATCGACCCGATCGAGTGGGACGACACGCAGACCCCGCCGCGGATCAAGCTCGTCACGCCGACGCCGGCCAAGGAACGTGACCTCACGCCCCGGTCGAACATCGCCCAGGAGGCCCAGGTCACCGTCTCCAACGAGCCGGTGCCCGTGCAGTACTGGGTGAAGGCGCTCAACGACGAGATCGTCCGGTCCAATCCGCTGCCGCCGGACATGTGGGGCACCTGGACCGGCAACAACCCACCGCAGCAGTGGGTGCAGTACACCTGGGACCAGCCGATGCGGATCTCCGGTTCGCAGATCGACTTCTGGAACGACCAGCCCCAGGGCACCGGTGTCGGTGTCGCCGCGCCCGCCCGCTGGCGCATGCAGTACTGGAACCTGGACACCGGGCAGTGGGCCGACGTGCCGAACCCGAGCGGCTTCCCGACCGCGACGCAGGGCTTCCAGGACACCACCTTCGATCCGGTGACCACCACCCAGGTGCGCGCCGTGTTCGACGCGTCGACCAACGGCAGCACGTACTCCGGGGTGGCGGTCGAGGAGTGGAAGGTCCTCGCCGCGCAGCCGGAGTCGGTCACCGCCCCGGCGATGACGGTGGAGGTGGGCGAGACCGACCTGCCGGACACCCTGCCCGTGTCGTTCGGCGCGCAGACGCTGCGGGTGCCGGTCTACTGGGACGAGGTGCGTCCCTCGGATGTCGCCGAGCCCCGGACGTTCACCATCCGCGGAACCGTGCTCGGGTACGCCGCAGACCGGGTCTCCGCGCAGGTCACCGTCATCTCGCCGGACGACACCGAGGGAGACGTGACGCCGCCGACGGTGACGCTCACGCCCAGCGGCAGCGCCGGCAGTGACGGCTGGTTCCGGTCTGCGGTACGGGTGCGGGCCGCCGGTGTCGACGACCGGGGCGGCCGGATGGCCATCTCCGCACGGGTCGGCGAGGGCGAGCCGGTCGAGGCCACCGACGTACGGTCGGTCGACGTCACCGTCACCGGGGACGGCCGGCACGCCGTCACCGCGACCGCCACCGACCGCGCCGGCAACGTCTCCGCACCCGCCACCCTGGAGGTACGCGTCGACGCCACGGCACCGGTCAGCACGGCCACGGTGAACAGCACCATGCGGGCGGTCACGCTCGCCGCGACCGACGCCACCTCCGGGGTGGCCCGGATCGAGTACGCCATCGGCACGGGCGCCTGGACCACCTACGACGGTGCGATCCCGGCTCCCGACGCGAACCGGCACACGCTGTCGTACCGGGCGCTCGACGTGGCCGGCAACCTGGAGACCGCCCGGACGGTCACCATCCCGGCCGACCTGTCGGGTCCGCTCACCGGCAACATCGCGCCGATCGGCACCCCGACCGCCTCGTTCACGGCGGGCTGGAACAGCGTCACTGCCCTCAACGACGGTGCCGACCCGGCCAACCCGAGCCAGGCGCAGATCTGGGGGACCTGGTCGGGCACCCGCCCGGCGACCCAGTGGATCCAGTACGACTGGAGCCGCCCGGTGCGCCTCACCGGCGCCGAGCTGAAGTTCTGGCGGGACTCCAACCAGGGCACCGGGGACGGTGTCGCCCAGCCCGACGGGTGGGTGGTGCAGTACTGGGACGCCACCGCCTCGGCCTGGCGTGACGTGACCGGCGCGTCCCCGTACGGCACCAGCACCACCGCGTTCAACACCGTCTCCTTCGATCCGGTGACCACGTCGAGGGTGCGGGCCACGATCCGGGCCAATGGGAACGGCACCACCTACTCGGCGGTCGCCGTCACCGAGTGGCGGGTGTTCGCCGACGACCCGGGTGTCCGACCCGAGGTGCCGGTGACCGTCAGCGTGCAGGCGCGGTGCGTGGCCGGTAGGGCGTACGTGGCGGTGCAGGCGCGTAACGACCATGACGGTCCGGTGGATGTGGTGTTGGAGAGCGCGTACGGGCAGCGGTCGGTGTCGGCCGTGGCGCCGGGTGCGAGTGCGTTCCAGCAGTTCACCACGCGGGCCGCGTCGGCCCCGTCGGGTACCGCCACGGTCCGGGCCACCGGCTCGGTCGACGGTGAGAGCGTCACCACCGTCGTGACCCGGGACCACTCCGGCGCCAACTGTGCCGCAGACCCCCGTCAAGCCCAGTAA